The following DNA comes from Musa acuminata AAA Group cultivar baxijiao chromosome BXJ1-4, Cavendish_Baxijiao_AAA, whole genome shotgun sequence.
ACAAACAAGAAAAGAATGTAAATCAAttgaatttaaaatataattaatcaggacagCATAACTATTTTGAGAAAATAGAGACCATTGCCAAAGCCCTAGTTTAGTATTAGTTTGATACTTAATATAGTCATTAATAGAATTATAAAATTTTCTGCAATATACATAACCATATTTAAAAAAGAATTTTTCTTATGAAACCAATTGCACGTCCTTTTTAATATCATTGTGATAGTACTGGGATGAGATTTGAAATATTAGTTTTTTAAATTAATGAGCAGTGTGTACTGCTAAAAAATCCTAAGAATATGAtcataagatttttttattagcAGAGGAAAACATGACTTTCTTGTCCTCCTAAGCACAATTAAACATAAGGGAAGAATGTTTGACCAACTAAATATCGCTAGTATTTTTGAAATAGCTAAAGGGGGTACATTGATAATGCAAGTACGAAGAAAAAGTAACACGATCATGAATCCAATTAATAAAATTACTAGGAAAATAGGCATATTTAAGGGGCTATAGTGATATCATTTCAAAAAAGTTTATTATGGGCAGTATCAAGGTTAGAATTATGCATTGAATTAATTATTTATTGCGTCGATAGGttttattatgaatatttctaCCAACCATAAAATCATATTATTCCTTAGAGATTAGAAAAGTAGCAAGGATTTTATAGATGGCATTACATAAATCTTGAACTTGAGGGGAATCACCAGAAGGTCAACAAATGTAGTCTAAAACactttaactatatatatatatatatatatatactattataTTATATCTAAGTTGAAAGAAACTGATCCATGCATTTTTTACCCTTATTTTATAATTGCACATAGTTCAGTGCAATAATCTTTGGAAATATCTTTCTACTTtggatttttatgaattttcttgGTTTATTGTTTGTGAATGTAATTGTATCCTTTGGGAGAAGATAGCAAAGATggtaagatttttttttcccccttctaGTTATATTACGTACTTTCAAAATTTTATCAATCATGCATGACTTTCTAGTtcgagattctttttttttttgtaagggaAGGGTTTGGGTGAGATTTTGTGAAGttaattttctaccgaaatcaggTTGTCCTCCTTGAGGTTTTGAGCTCTGATGAGCAAAGCAGTGGCAGGATTAGCCTCCTTAAGTAACATATCAAGCCTTTTTATCTTTTGGGCAAAAAACTCCACTGTAGTAATGATTCCCCTCTATTTTCTTGGTATGCGATAATACATGTTTTCATCAAAAGCCTCATTATCAAATGGTGTCTTCTGAAAAACTATCATAGGTCACCCTATTTCCTATCTTGCAACAACAACACATTCAGACTACCAGCATGCCTGCCTATAAGCAGCTTCTTCTCTCCTTTAACCAAGGCATAGCTTTTAGTGTTAAGGTCAAGTAACAGTACATGGGCTTGTGATTGCATTAGAACAAACCAAACCTTCATGAAAACAAACACTGAGGAAGACATGACAGCTCCTCGTGCATCTCCTAGTCATGGAAGAAGGATTTATGGTTGCCAACTTCTCTACTTCAAGACATTCTATACATCGAAATAACAATAAATagtgaatgatatatatatacgtCAAGCTTGACCATGGTTTCAAGTTTGTCTTCCACTTCAAAACCTAataattcctctctctctctctcctcttgctTTAAGGTTCCAAAAGGTTTATTCTCATGTCACCTACAAGAACAGAAAACTCAAACCTTttttatctcttcaaatgattaTTGATGAAACACTCATGAACAGATGGAACTAGTCCTGAGTTCTCATTTGCAGCTCCCATCAGCGGATGATCTGATTGACTTCTCATTCAGATTTCAAACAATAGAGACGGAGAAAGATCGGACGAGATTATGCTGGCTGCTTTCATCTATTTGTCAAGTATCAAGATGCATAAGATATGCATCCACCAGCAAAAGCAACTAGTCATcaagagaggagaggaaggagacaGGTAGATCAACTGGAACCCCCGGTTTCTTATGGAAGAGGCTCCCATGAGGGGGCTGTTAAAttgaacaaaatattgttcagccTTTTGTCATTTTGGGGTTCCAAGGAAGACTAAGGACAATTTAAAGTAGTACTCCCAAGAAATGGAGAAAcccagatgtatatatatatatatatcgtagaaagagagaggaagaggagaacaaAGATATGAGAAATAAACTCAGTTACATGGAATTATTAGactaaaatattatatacataccTTCTCTTCAGAGtttcaagcaaaaataataatatagcaGCCTTTTACTGTCAGTTGTGATGGATGGTGAGCCTGTGTTAACATAATGTCAAAACATATTATAATTTAAAGATTTAAATTTAGTTTAGAGCTTATGCATGGATAAGATTTTGTAAAATATTATAACTTTTAGGGTTTAGCTCTATAAATAGAGACATACCGACCACCTAAAAGTGAACCAAGAaataaatgaatgaatgaaaaCAAACATGCATAGTTTGGGTGTCAAAATGCCCTGATTTGACAATGCCATACACTATGATTTCAGATACAATGCATTTAACTGATACATGCTGATTCGTATTTACTTGTTCGATCGGGCACCAACAAAGAATACATATATCTTGTATATAACAAACTCTCCATGTAACATCCCCACCTTACGTAGTTTGACTGACCTCCTCCATGCAGtgggttagagagagagagagagagagagagagagagagaatgtgtcTTAATTCTGAATGGACAGTTATTTGGTATTGTTTATTGTGATTATATGGATTTGGAATAAGATTACAccatttgccaaaaaaaaaaagtaatcttgGCAGATGGATAAAGATGTCAAGCAAACGTATGAAGTTATGGTAAACAAAGAATAATTCAAATCCTACTGTAAAGCACAATCTTTTCTGAAAACACTGGCCTCTCTTATCTATAGGGCAAAAGCAGAATTATAATTGTAAGTGAGAGTGATCAACCTTGAGCTACATCAGTTTCTTGAAACGGTGACAACATACATACTAATAGATAGCTTTTGGTTTTGTGCTGACATCCATTAAGGCTCAAGCAACTTGGCTTTGTTAAAGTCATAGTCTGAGGGATCAAACATCTCAGAATGTGTTCTTTCAGATGAGCCTCCACAAAACCACCGAAAACATCTCGAAGTCGAAAGCATGACTCAAACAAAAAACACGAAACTTTCGCAAATGCAggatctagagagagagagagcatcagTAGACATGGGCTTATTCCTAAATGTAGAGGGGCTGTATCAAAACACCATTTATATGGAAACCAATAATTATCAAAGAAGACATGAACAAAAATGAGGTGCTTTGTGAAGAGAGCAACAGTGAGTGCAGAAATCATGGTCTATAGAATATTTAGATTTAGATTATTAagttgaaaccattgttgatattgtAGTTCTATCATCATCAATCTTCAATGTTCTCTACTCCTCCTTGGCCTTTCTTGTCCCTGGTTGTCCATAACCTTTTGTTGGAGATCTCGGATTAGTGATGTTTTGCATGGAGTAATTACTAGGAATCAGGAAGGATTGAACATATATGATAAAGAAATTTCCTTGCTTCACACACATATCAAAATAAATTGTACTGATAAAGTCATAAATGATGTGTGATAGACGACTGAATCTTTACTGTAAATATGCATTAGGAAATTAAATTTATAGGTGACAAATTTCTATTCCATAAAGATTTCGACATGGCTGAATTTATATCAATTGCTGCAGGTATTTAAATCTTAAACTAATAATATGTACTCTAATTGAGGGCATGGAAAGAGCAATTGGATAATCTTCATAATTTTTTGTACTCACAAAGTTGACAAATAAAAATGTTCTTAATTCTTTATAGAATCCAAACTTTGAGTAAACTGCATACAAATGTGCCGCCCAACACTGCTCCTCGGCAAAAAATGCTTACAAAAAATGTAACCTAGCCAGATTTGGTGAAGAGATGAAGTAACCAAGAAGGAAACTTCAACACGCTTAGAAACTCCTGATGTTAGAAAATTGCAAGCACACAGATGATGTTGATTTGAAGTATATGATAACATTCATTTTCATTTTCTGGAAACTACTGTAACTCCACCATGGTAGAGATGAAACTAAAGTAACATCAGTGCATGTGGTCTAACTTAGATAAGCTGGCCATATCGTGTCTAGGTTTCAGGAATATATGGAACAAATACATGTTTGTAATGTACAAAAAAACCATATAACATGTATCCTGTTGATCTTTCAGCAATATATTTATAGAACAAACATATTTCTTTGATGCACTAAAGCAACGCAGAGATTAAGCATCCATGGAAACATGTGTAGCTGGATGTACTGTTCTATTGTCATAGATCTGATGTTAAAGGCATAAACATCAGAGCCCACTTGCACACTGGGGACCTTATTCCCCAATAATATGATAATGATAAGAGCGCCCTTTAAGTGGAAGAAAAAGACAGAATAAAGAGGATCCTCTTTTCTGTGGAGTACTACTGTAGCAGCTGATAAGAGGATTGATGGATTAAATGGACAAGCAGCATGAACATGATGAAGAACACAAAGAAAAGCACACTTACCTTGATCTTGTCCTTTCCTCTCTGTGATGATAGTGGTGGATTTGTTGTGCCCAGAAAGGGAACAAATGAAGCTGCCAGAGCATGACCTAGCCAGGATTAGCATCACTCTATTTTCTTAGTGTTCCATGCTCATATCTTTTCACTCTTTATCATCTCTCTTGGAGACATACAAGAGGAATTCATGTTTGCGGTCAAGTTCTTCATCAACATCGTAATAGGTTTTCATGCTCAAGGATGTTGTTTGGTCCTTAAGCTAGATCATGCTGGCAGCTTCATTCATTCCCTTGAGCACTTCTCCAAGCATCTTCCATCAAGGTGGGTGGAAGGAGGAAGAAATGACTTGAACATTTGGTGGTAAAGGCGATTAGCATGTGACAAAACTTGAATGTTCTAGCACTTGGTTGAACAAGTCTAAAAGAGATTCACAAAGGAACCAAAAGAATTGATTTGAGTAGCATGCAGCAGAAGAATAATGAATTCAGTGCATCAACCAGACATGAGAGAAAAGTGTAAAAGCAGAAAACATACAAATCGTTTACTTGAAGTGTATTAGTCAAATCAAAAGATTCCATTAGACATAGGAAAGAAaacatttcatttttcttttcttttttctttccaaaggaaaggaagaagatctATGAAAGCCTTGAAGTTAGTCACAGATCTATCCAAACATGAAAGAAGATGCAAGAACCAAGTAGAGCAAGGTTGAACACACGACTACACTAGTACactgaagaaagaagaagaagaagaagaagaagaagaagaagaagaagaagaagagcctaACAACAAAGACTGCCATGTAGAGAACCATCCAGAAAAGAAGGAAGGAAGAGagtagaagaaagaaaagaaaggctaTGAGGAAACTTCTCATAGATAAAGATCATGCTGGTATGACAAAGAAGCCCCACATAGCATTGCGATTTATAGGGAGGAAAAAGATGGGAAAAGCACAAACATCCACAACAGGGATTTGACTGTAAAGTTGATTAGGCTGGTAAGCCATAAAGACTCTGAGGGAGGGACTTCAGACTATAGGAGAGTAGGCGTTGCAGGGATTGGGAGAAGGTGAAGGAAGGATTTGAGCAAGACATCACATAGGGTTCGTACCCCATGTGTTTATATGTGAGCAGATGCATACCAGTAGGGCTTCAAAGCTTTATCCTATCGAGGCAAAAGAAACAACAAGACACTCATTTAATATGAAcccaatatataaatatatatatgtatatatatatatcacatgcaTCAGAATTCTTATATCAACTGATCACCTCCTCAAGGAAACATGTGGGATGTGGTACAGGCTTCTGCTCATTGCATTTGACTGAAAGCATCAAACCCCATCTTCCACTTTGACTACTCTGCAAGCTGTTCCATTGTCGACCACCAGCAGAAGCTCGATGACAGCGAGCATAGCGTTGGAAAAGTGGAGAGATATGCATATACAATTGAAGTGGAGCTCTTCTTCTCTTGCCTCGCAGAAAACGACATGCTGAATCGATCCACATTGATGCGCtctggtttcatgcatgttaccgCTACTCATAGAGGGCAGCAAAAGCCTACCTTCTTGTACAAGTTAGCATCGCCTCCTTCCAGGAGTTATCATTTCATCTCTACTAAATGGGAGACTGGTAACACAAATGACTCATCCTCACATACATTTCAACCATGATCGACTGTCGTAGCCGTGATGAACTTTATTGCAGGTCTCCTCCATATGATGAAGTCCCTGCCAAACCATAACCTGGTTTTGCTACTCTTGTTGTATGCTTCTGCTGTGACTTATGAGGACTGAGATGAAAAGAAACTGGACACTGCTATGTTGTGAGCTTGTGTGAAGTGCATGGCTTGCCGAGTGCAAGAAAGAACCCTAATAGAAACCCTAGATAGGGTGCCCTCATCACCTTAAGTCAACAAGGACGCTTCTGCATGAGTTCATTGCATAACTCAACTATCTCACTGATTTAACCTCTCAGGATGCATTAATACTCCACCGAAATGTTGATTTCTTGCATCTGCTTAAGCCAAATCTCTGAAAGCATGCACAGCTTTTTCTTGAAGTAATCAACATCATCCTCAACTTCTGCACACATCTTGACGTAACATCAAATTTCTACCCCTCTTAATCCATCAAAATTGGCCATGGTTCCTCCTAAACTAATATACATCAGAGTGGTGAATCATTACTGTGTGTTGTTGCATACGGTGATCACCATGTCAGCTGAATACGACTAGTATTTCGATTGCATCTAAAAGACAAATACTGTGGATGTGTCGGCCGAGACGTGGACAGGCCCGTTAATCAATACAGCATAAGCCCAATTCCCTTCCTCGAATTAACAAATACAATATCAATAACTTTTACAAAAAgagttcatcatataaaatcTATAAGAATACGTGTAATTATCATTCGCATATACATAACATTAATAAGACATTTGTCGTTGTTATTGGTTGTGTGTAATATCATtaacggatatatatatatatatatatatatatcaatcgtATATGCAAGTTAGCAGGAGAAATTACTTGTACAAACTTATCAAATTGACTATGTTTTGTGTAAGAACAGCACACACTGTTCTTCCATAAGTCTTAGCtggttttcaaaaattatatcattcctCGATCAAAGTTGATCTTCAATTAAAATTGGTCAAACATTAGTCAAATTTACCATGCATTAAGTTCAACTCAGATTTATGTTATCCGTTGATGTAAATTTGATACTCTTTGAGCGAAGCTGATGTTTTACATTTAAAATAATGATTTATTGGTTACCTACTATAAAGAGTGTTCCTCGAGGAGTATTTTTGACATCGGGGTGTGGAGAGAGAAGCTGTTCATCAACAATTGATCATTTTAGATGACAAATAGATTCCAGCAAGTTTGTCTTGGCTTCATATAACCAACCATATTAGGTTTTTACATATATGAAAAGCAGTTGATCCATTGAGACAACCGTTCTCAGTGATGAAGATCAGCAACATTCTAGCATCAGAGTGCTTGTGATTTCACCTTTACTTGCTTACCCAGCATGCAGCTATTGCCTGATGGATGTACATGGATAATCCCCTGGAAGCTGATGAAAGAAAGAATTGAACTGATTTCAAGGAacaacaatcatctgttgtttccCAAAGTCCACTGTCTTTAAAATCCTCATTGACCATGGCAACAAAATAGTTCCAAGTATGAACCCTTTTGGTCGTGGCAACTGAGATGATTCTGAAGCATCAATCCATTAGGCTACTCCCCTTCCCATTTTCTAGAATATTGCTCCTTGATCTTTGATGGGTTTTTCGCAACAAACCATTTTAATTGTTTGCAAATGGATCTTAGTTGAAAGAGAGTGTTCTGATCGACCCTCGTCAGTGATCTTCTAGAGTCCTGCAAGTCCAGAACACCTGCTTCTCCAATGCCTTTGAAGCTGAAGCTGGTCCAGCGGACTTCGAATCTCTTTGGATCTTCTTGGAGAAAACTTGGTTTCTGAACAAAGCATTTGTATAGGATGGAAAGGATTCAGGATGACGTGGTGCTTGAACATTTGTTTGGAAGAACAAAGAAGGAAGCTGTAGAGAGCCATCATCATTAAAACTTACAACTATAAGGTTCCGAACATTCAGACAAGCCGAATCTCCATGGAAGTTGCAAAACAAAAACCACAAGGAATGAGATAACTTTCTCTTCTTGAGATTCTCCTCGGTAGGAATGTTAGAATTCTAAAAATGAAGGGAAGGTTGCTGTCAAAGGTTCTATTCTTTCTGGTTATCAGATGTTAGTATTCTATCAGATGTTAGCCCTAAACTCGATCGTCGACTGGAATCATAATGACAACCTGACCTGATTCCAAGCCAAGACAGACATAAAAACAAAAATGACTATGGCTGGCTAATAACCATTCTGCCAAATAGAAATTTTGGTAATTCCATTGTGAAGAGGTATTATTCAGTCACTAGGAAAGATTTCTATCTAGTAAATGtgttcaaataatttataaagcTGGTTTTTTCTTAGCATCAACACAACTCGATCCAAACTCACTTCACtacaaaaaaaaatttaggaAATCACTATGGCTCCTCAAAGAAAATTTATCAGTAATTGCAATCAAGcttataaaaagtaaaaaagaaacccACTGATGTACAAGAAAAGGAAACAAAACTATTTGAGTGCTATTATCAGTTCTTTTTATAATATGCCATTATAAAATGTTAGTGAACCTCCAAGAAACTTTTTAATTATTTTGTCAAGGCCATATTGGGTAACTAATATAGCATTTTGTTGGGTTTCAATCATGAGCCCAAAGTACTCAAGTCCATATTTTAGGGGTAGATCCATTTAAATCCCATAagttcatttaattttttttttatatacttttGATGTGGAGCTAATCAAATCATATGGTATACTTTTAGTCCTATCCACATATAGTATTTATTTAATACTATATCATTTTTGGATATCAATTATCATGACGATGAATAACTAacctattaattttttattctaaattatttttctcaatatatTAGTAAACTGATTCAGCTTTcataaatttattcaaattttttttatatattttcgatGTGAGACTAACCCAAGTATTTATTATACACactaattataaatttgattGTTTAGACACATCTATTCTACTGAGAAAAACAGTAAATCCATAATGCCACTTCAATCTttaatttgttttctttaacaaGTCCTAATTACATTTAGATTATCATAATGCCTTCAGCTTGACATAGAGATGCAAAGCTTAAGAAGCCGGGTGGGTATTATGTCTCTGTGGATGTCGGGCTACAGTGAAAGTACAACCCCACCCCCACCGAAACCACAGTAGCCACAATGAAAGCTCCCATGAGCTTCCTGGTGTTGGACAGTTCATCTTCCAATCTACCCATCTTAAGCTTCATCTTCCTTAGCCTGATTCCAGCACCATGGCAAGTCGCTAGAGCTGCTGCATCTATGCCCTTCTTACCTTGTTCAGGTTGATcctttcctgtaaccttctctgcGTTCTTTGTCTCTATGAGGTGATCCTTCACCTTCTTCTCCTCCACATGTGTTGCATCAGACATTTCGCACTTGTTCTGTTCTTGTTGTTTCCTGCAACTGCATTTTGGCTCAAGAGTTGAAGTTGCACCTTCTTTCTTGCTAGCATCATGTGTTGGCTCATCTTTCACAGTGGCTTTGGCTTTGTTGGTGAAGTTCGGCAGCACAATACAAAGGACTTCGTCCTTAAAACTCACATGCATGTTGTTGATGTTATAGTTCTCCGGCGCTTGCAGTTCCTTGCGGAAGCGGCTCCACCAGTTGTCGAATAAGGGACGCTGTCCACTAACAGTTATCTTTCCATCGGTGCTGAATTCAACATTGAGTTGTTCCTTGAAGAAGCCTATATATGCATGGTGAGAAAAATGAACAAATGCTACTGATAAAGAGGCCACCTTCTACCTCATGAAATATGATGCCTTCATGAAATCTCATAACAAAACTGAAGGGCGTAAGGTCTACAGAATCAATCAAATTGAGAGAGAGAAAGCATGCCTGGGAGATGAATCAGGTACTTCTCTGCTCCTTCCATTACAATTTTTTGGTGCGGAGGGATGATTTCATCATAGATATTCTGTCAGAGAGTAaataaagcatatatatatatatatatgcacccaACGTCAATGGAAGAAAAAGATCAACAACAACATTATTGGACAGGGAGGTCTATTGTCATGCTCTGGACCTCTTGAACCCTACAATTGAGTTCAGTTGCCTTGAGAAAGATAGTAACTGGCGTGAGTTTTTGTGTTGAAGGATAGTAGTCTAGCTCTATTGTCTGCTGTAAAAAAGCGACTCACGAGTTTTCGGGGGGTTATagtttctcatatatatatatatatatatagcaatagttttttatatttttttcagaaTAAAAAATAGCAAtagtttagatttaaaaaaagcCTCATGAAATTCTTGCGACtatttagaaaatttaaaaaataaattatcattcAAATTATGATTTTGAAAAGCTCCGATGTCAAACTTAACAGTTACTTCGAAAGCAAAAAAGAAATAGTCACGTCAGGATCTTTAAAAAGTTTTTAGGCACAAAATACTTACAGGTTTTTTCCGTGTTTCCATGTGAGGAGGCTGTTTGCATTGATGTTTGCATCGCTGTTTGCATGTGTCCATTGGTCCGAGTGGAGTTCTCGCAGTGCAATAGATGGATGAAGATGGACACAATTCAAGagctttatatataatatatacctgTGCAGAGTGAGGAAGTCTGTTGGCTTATGCTCAATGGAGAAAGCATATAGCTAATGCTGTTTCTTGTGGTATACCTCCACCCACAGTTGTCTCGAAGTTATTCTATTTTCATAGGGCTTCCACTTGGATCACCTCATCGCAAGGGAAAGGGAGGTTCCTTGCTTTGGCTTGCACTTTAATTGTTGGATGAATGCCTGTGATTCTTGTATCACTGGTTTCTCTCGAGATGCCAAGTGAATCAATCCGCTGGTGGTGGGCATCAATGTAGACGCATGAACCGAGATACGTATCATCCCGATCGATTCCGGACGATTCAATCGATCTACTAAAAAGTGAAAACTTAAAAGGTTACCAATTCGAATAGCACTACTAATGCCCTTTCATCGTGTGCCATCAACCTCGAGTATACTTCTCTTTTCACTCCTCCTCCTCCAACTCTGTTttctcatcttttctttttttttctctcttgtaccttcttctcttcctctcccatCTTCTCTTGTACGTATTATTAGATTAGATTGGGAGATGagaaaaatcaaaaatcaaaagataaatttatcaaaGATCAACCAATAGATAAATGTATCACAAAGTAAATATAAGATATGATGTTGTTCAATAACTTTCACCTATAttcacaaaaataaaataatattttaatatatgaaattaattataagatcTTTGAGTTATCCATATTCACATAAATTTAATGAACTTTTCTCTTAACCTTCTATAGAAATAAATTTTAGAAATCATCCTTGGAGTACCCATTCTATATTGTTTCTCTCTCGCCAAAAAAGCTTGAAATTCAATATGTATTTATAGAAACAAGTCCTAATTCACCCAAGAGTTTTAATTTAACTAAAACTCTCTCAACTAGTTTGAATATAATAAAGAATCAAAAAATTACTTACCAACTCGAATGATCTCCACTTTTAAAAGTAATTTTTTACTATGTGCGTGCCTCACGTAGAAATTGAACCATTAGCTTGAAGAATTTACTGTAACTATGAAATACTAAAGTTTCTTCAACTTATTCTAAAGTTATCATATCCTTCCCACATAATATCTAACATCTCCACAAAATTGACAAACAAATCGATGAGCAATATAAGAAGTaacaattccttttttttttattaatttttatatcaacTTTCTTTAGTTAATTCAATATTCTTTTGAATATATTCAGATAttctatataatttttattttacatataACTTGTTAAATAAACTTTTAATTGAATAAGATTTTTTTGATTTATCCCAAAATAACCATAACatagtcattattgatgacttatCTTTATCACTCATCTTTTCTAGTTTGTTTTCTCATTTTATTACTGTTCTTGTTAGATCTTGTTAAACAAGAAGATTTTTTATCCTCCTCTACCATAGGTaaattgtattttttattttctccataaTAAAATCAGCATAAATAATTGATGACATCCTTATTAAATCTCTGATCATTTTTATCTTTGGGGCTCTAATACCATTTTTTTAGGAAGGGAGAAGAGAAAAACTGAAAGCCAAAAGCGAAATCTACAAAAGATCAACAAATAGATAATGTAGCGGAAAGCCAACATAAGATGTAACATAGTTCGATTTTAAGCTATATTTATagaaaacattaaattttttaatatatgagatTAATTACAAGATCTCTGGAGTCTTTTCCATACAAGCATGACTCGCTTTTAGGTATTTTCATGTAAGCTTGAAAAACT
Coding sequences within:
- the LOC135672271 gene encoding inactive protein RESTRICTED TEV MOVEMENT 2-like, with amino-acid sequence MDTCKQRCKHQCKQPPHMETRKKPNIYDEIIPPHQKIVMEGAEKYLIHLPGFFKEQLNVEFSTDGKITVSGQRPLFDNWWSRFRKELQAPENYNINNMHVSFKDEVLCIVLPNFTNKAKATVKDEPTHDASKKEGATSTLEPKCSCRKQQEQNKCEMSDATHVEEKKVKDHLIETKNAEKVTGKDQPEQGKKGIDAAALATCHGAGIRLRKMKLKMGRLEDELSNTRKLMGAFIVATVVSVGVGLYFHCSPTSTET